One stretch of Cygnus olor isolate bCygOlo1 chromosome 1, bCygOlo1.pri.v2, whole genome shotgun sequence DNA includes these proteins:
- the IFT27 gene encoding intraflagellar transport protein 27 homolog isoform X2, translating to MSNHHNLEGTRECDYVGDPAVGKSALAQMFRSDGAHFQKNYTLTTGIELLVKAVSVPETSDSVEFFIFDSAGKDLFSEMLEKLWEQPNVLCLVYDVTNEQSFNNCAKWLEKLRAQAVGMYIPGVLVGNKTDLVGRRVVEQKQAQEWADKHGLEYCEMSVEMKNFEAPFHILAKSFHQLYKEKVETFHSLA from the exons gTGATCCAGCCGTGGGGAAGAGTGCTTTAGCTCAGATGTTCCGCAGTGATGGGGctcattttcagaagaactaCACGCTG ACAACAGGCATTGAACTGTTGGTGAAGGCTGTATCAGTTCCAGAGACAAGTGATAGTGTG gaattcttcatttttgacTCTGCAGGAAAAGATCTATTTTCTGAGATGCTGGAGAAACTG TGGGAGCAACCAAACGTCCTGTGCCTTGTGTATGATGTCACTAATGAGCAATCTTTCAACAACTGTGCCAAGTGGCTGGAGAAGCTGAGGGCTCAAGCAGTTGGGATGTACATCCCGG gtgtCTTAGTGGGGAATAAAACAGATCTGGTTGGTCGTCGAGTTGTGGAGCAGAAACAAGCACAGGAGTGGGCTGACAAGCATGGCCTGGAATACTGTGAGATGTCAGTG gagATGAAAAATTTTGAGGCCCCTTTCCACATCCTGGCAAAGTCATTCCACCAACTGTACAAAGAGAAAGTGGAAACCTTTCACTCACTAGCTTGA
- the IFT27 gene encoding intraflagellar transport protein 27 homolog isoform X1, with protein MSNHHNLEGTRECDYVGDPAVGKSALAQMFRSDGAHFQKNYTLTTGIELLVKAVSVPETSDSVEFFIFDSAGKDLFSEMLEKLWEQPNVLCLVYDVTNEQSFNNCAKWLEKLRAQAVGMYIPGVLVGNKTDLVGRRVVEQKQAQEWADKHGLEYCEMSVKEMKNFEAPFHILAKSFHQLYKEKVETFHSLA; from the exons gTGATCCAGCCGTGGGGAAGAGTGCTTTAGCTCAGATGTTCCGCAGTGATGGGGctcattttcagaagaactaCACGCTG ACAACAGGCATTGAACTGTTGGTGAAGGCTGTATCAGTTCCAGAGACAAGTGATAGTGTG gaattcttcatttttgacTCTGCAGGAAAAGATCTATTTTCTGAGATGCTGGAGAAACTG TGGGAGCAACCAAACGTCCTGTGCCTTGTGTATGATGTCACTAATGAGCAATCTTTCAACAACTGTGCCAAGTGGCTGGAGAAGCTGAGGGCTCAAGCAGTTGGGATGTACATCCCGG gtgtCTTAGTGGGGAATAAAACAGATCTGGTTGGTCGTCGAGTTGTGGAGCAGAAACAAGCACAGGAGTGGGCTGACAAGCATGGCCTGGAATACTGTGAGATGTCAGTG aaggagATGAAAAATTTTGAGGCCCCTTTCCACATCCTGGCAAAGTCATTCCACCAACTGTACAAAGAGAAAGTGGAAACCTTTCACTCACTAGCTTGA
- the IFT27 gene encoding intraflagellar transport protein 27 homolog isoform X3: MVKLGAKCLLAGDPAVGKSALAQMFRSDGAHFQKNYTLTTGIELLVKAVSVPETSDSVEFFIFDSAGKDLFSEMLEKLWEQPNVLCLVYDVTNEQSFNNCAKWLEKLRAQAVGMYIPGVLVGNKTDLVGRRVVEQKQAQEWADKHGLEYCEMSVKEMKNFEAPFHILAKSFHQLYKEKVETFHSLA; encoded by the exons gTGATCCAGCCGTGGGGAAGAGTGCTTTAGCTCAGATGTTCCGCAGTGATGGGGctcattttcagaagaactaCACGCTG ACAACAGGCATTGAACTGTTGGTGAAGGCTGTATCAGTTCCAGAGACAAGTGATAGTGTG gaattcttcatttttgacTCTGCAGGAAAAGATCTATTTTCTGAGATGCTGGAGAAACTG TGGGAGCAACCAAACGTCCTGTGCCTTGTGTATGATGTCACTAATGAGCAATCTTTCAACAACTGTGCCAAGTGGCTGGAGAAGCTGAGGGCTCAAGCAGTTGGGATGTACATCCCGG gtgtCTTAGTGGGGAATAAAACAGATCTGGTTGGTCGTCGAGTTGTGGAGCAGAAACAAGCACAGGAGTGGGCTGACAAGCATGGCCTGGAATACTGTGAGATGTCAGTG aaggagATGAAAAATTTTGAGGCCCCTTTCCACATCCTGGCAAAGTCATTCCACCAACTGTACAAAGAGAAAGTGGAAACCTTTCACTCACTAGCTTGA
- the IFT27 gene encoding intraflagellar transport protein 27 homolog isoform X4 codes for MVKLGAKCLLAGDPAVGKSALAQMFRSDGAHFQKNYTLTTGIELLVKAVSVPETSDSVEFFIFDSAGKDLFSEMLEKLWEQPNVLCLVYDVTNEQSFNNCAKWLEKLRAQAVGMYIPGVLVGNKTDLVGRRVVEQKQAQEWADKHGLEYCEMSVEMKNFEAPFHILAKSFHQLYKEKVETFHSLA; via the exons gTGATCCAGCCGTGGGGAAGAGTGCTTTAGCTCAGATGTTCCGCAGTGATGGGGctcattttcagaagaactaCACGCTG ACAACAGGCATTGAACTGTTGGTGAAGGCTGTATCAGTTCCAGAGACAAGTGATAGTGTG gaattcttcatttttgacTCTGCAGGAAAAGATCTATTTTCTGAGATGCTGGAGAAACTG TGGGAGCAACCAAACGTCCTGTGCCTTGTGTATGATGTCACTAATGAGCAATCTTTCAACAACTGTGCCAAGTGGCTGGAGAAGCTGAGGGCTCAAGCAGTTGGGATGTACATCCCGG gtgtCTTAGTGGGGAATAAAACAGATCTGGTTGGTCGTCGAGTTGTGGAGCAGAAACAAGCACAGGAGTGGGCTGACAAGCATGGCCTGGAATACTGTGAGATGTCAGTG gagATGAAAAATTTTGAGGCCCCTTTCCACATCCTGGCAAAGTCATTCCACCAACTGTACAAAGAGAAAGTGGAAACCTTTCACTCACTAGCTTGA
- the IFT27 gene encoding intraflagellar transport protein 27 homolog isoform X5, translating to MFRSDGAHFQKNYTLTTGIELLVKAVSVPETSDSVEFFIFDSAGKDLFSEMLEKLWEQPNVLCLVYDVTNEQSFNNCAKWLEKLRAQAVGMYIPGVLVGNKTDLVGRRVVEQKQAQEWADKHGLEYCEMSVKEMKNFEAPFHILAKSFHQLYKEKVETFHSLA from the exons ATGTTCCGCAGTGATGGGGctcattttcagaagaactaCACGCTG ACAACAGGCATTGAACTGTTGGTGAAGGCTGTATCAGTTCCAGAGACAAGTGATAGTGTG gaattcttcatttttgacTCTGCAGGAAAAGATCTATTTTCTGAGATGCTGGAGAAACTG TGGGAGCAACCAAACGTCCTGTGCCTTGTGTATGATGTCACTAATGAGCAATCTTTCAACAACTGTGCCAAGTGGCTGGAGAAGCTGAGGGCTCAAGCAGTTGGGATGTACATCCCGG gtgtCTTAGTGGGGAATAAAACAGATCTGGTTGGTCGTCGAGTTGTGGAGCAGAAACAAGCACAGGAGTGGGCTGACAAGCATGGCCTGGAATACTGTGAGATGTCAGTG aaggagATGAAAAATTTTGAGGCCCCTTTCCACATCCTGGCAAAGTCATTCCACCAACTGTACAAAGAGAAAGTGGAAACCTTTCACTCACTAGCTTGA